A portion of the Malania oleifera isolate guangnan ecotype guangnan chromosome 3, ASM2987363v1, whole genome shotgun sequence genome contains these proteins:
- the LOC131150767 gene encoding probable 3-ketoacyl-CoA synthase 21, with protein MATSPQDNIFSLPNLMLQITQHQLLVLITGLAAICILLYLLCRRKARIYLLDFTCYRAPDSYRIPMSMFLEHVFLDNQFDPDSIAFQMKILEKSGFSGETCVPPSLSQLPIRKSLSFAKEEATTVIFSVVENLLKENNINPQSIDILILNSSVFSPTPSLSAMIVSKFRMRSNIKSFNLSGMGCSAGIVSVGLAKDLMRVHQSSLALIVSTEVLNLNWYTGKIRSMLLPQCLFRMGGAAILMSSRNEDRKTAKYELKHLVRTTKAQDDQSYACVFQDADLEDKTGVSISKSILKVAGDALKANMISLGPLVLPISEQFWYGMSIVCQHVQISSKASIYMPNFRKAFEHFCIHAGGRAVIQAMEKNLQLRINDVEASKMTLHRFGNTSSSSVWYELCYIEAKGRMRRGDRVWQISFGSGFKCNSAVWICINTPEPKVANAWRDRIHSYPVDLPDIVKIS; from the coding sequence ATGGCTACAAGTCCACAAGATAATATTTTCAGCCTGCCAAATCTCATGCTTCAAATCACACAACATCAATTACTAGTTCTGATCACAGGACTTGCAGCCATATGTATCCTCCTATATCTTCTATGCAGGAGAAAGGCCAGAATCTACTTACTGGACTTCACTTGCTACCGAGCACCGGATTCTTATCGGATACCCATGTCCATGTTCTTGGAGCATGTCTTTCTTGACAACCAGTTCGACCCTGACAGCATTGCTTTCCAAATGAAGATCCTAGAGAAATCGGGATTCAGTGGGGAAACTTGTGTTCCTCCTTCACTCAGCCAGCTACCTATTAGAAAATCACTCTCGTTTGCCAAAGAGGAGGCTACTACTGTAATCTTCTCTGTGGTTGAAAATCTGTTGAAGGAAAACAACATAAACCCACAAAGCATAGATATATTGATCTTGAATAGTAGTGTGTTTTCTCCTACACCTTCCCTCAGTGCAATGATAGTCAGTAAGTTTAGGATGAGGAGCAACATCAAGAGTTTTAACCTTTCGGGCATGGGTTGCAGTGCTGGAATTGTGTCTGTTGGTCTAGCCAAAGATTTGATGAGGGTTCATCAGAGCTCTTTGGCTCTAATTGTGAGCACAGAAGTCCTAAATCTAAATTGGTACACTGGTAAGATACGCTCCATGTTGTTACCCCAATGCCTCTTCCGAATGGGGGGTGCAGCCATATTGATGTCCAGCCGAAATGAAGACAGGAAGACCGCAAAGTATGAACTAAAACACCTTGTAAGAACAACCAAAGCACAGGATGATCAATCTTATGCTTGTGTCTTTCAGGATGCCGACTTGGAAGATAAAACCGGGGTATCAATATCAAAGAGCATACTGAAAGTGGCTGGGGATGCCCTAAAGGCAAATATGATCTCATTGGGCCCACTAGTTTTGCCAATTTCAGAACAATTTTGGTATGGTATGTCCATAGTTTGCCAGCATGTACAGATTTCAAGCAAGGCAAGCATCTACATGCCCAATTTCAGAAAAGCTTTTGAGCATTTTTGCATACATGCAGGAGGCAGAGCTGTTATCCAGGCAATGGAAAAAAATCTTCAGTTGAGGATAAATGATGTTGAGGCCTCTAAGATGACTCTACATAGGTTTGGAAATACTTCATCTTCTTCTGTTTGGTATGAACTTTGTTACATAGAGGCCAAAGGTAGGATGAGAAGGGGTGACAGGGTTTGGCAAATTTCTTTTGGGAGTGGATTCAAGTGTAACAGTGCAGTATGGATATGTATTAACACTCCGGAGCCTAAGGTAGCCAATGCATGGAGAGATAGGATTCACTCATATCCTGTAGACCTACCAGATATTGTGAAGATTAGTTAA
- the LOC131150770 gene encoding late embryogenesis abundant protein Lea5, translated as MARSLSAAKVFAASTFNGLSLALSRRGYAAASLGAVSANSGAGGSRAGTAGKFEERAATKEESGASTAWAPDPVTGYYRPANRAAEIDVAELRETVLNHRNPS; from the exons ATGGCTCGCTCCCTCTCCGCTGCCAAGGTTTTTGCTGCGTCCACCTTCAATGGCCTCTCCCTTGCTTTGAGCAG GCGCGGTTACGCGGCGGCATCGCTTGGCGCCGTGTCGGCGAACTCCGGTGCGGGAGGGTCCAGGGCTGGAACCGCGGGGAAGTTTGAGGAGAGGGCTGCGACTAAGGAAGAGTCTGGGGCGTCTACCGCGTGGGCCCCTGATCCCGTTACTGGGTACTACAGGCCCGCCAATCGTGCGGCTGAGATCGATGTGGCGGAACTCAGAGAGACGGTCCTGAACCACAGGAACCCAAGTTGA